The Achromobacter deleyi genome has a window encoding:
- a CDS encoding LysR family transcriptional regulator — MRHSLESLAAFAQVASEGSFSAAARKLGKSQSTISETIANLEVDLNVTLFDRSQRQPSLTEAGQVLLGQALQVLAANDRLNRSASQLSEGLEPRLTVVLSDTFQSQTFEAMLSQIDQRYPALRFECLIAEYEDVVALVQQGRAHVGLMAAQESYPPDVAHACLAEVSEIVLCVGRTHPLASLPSVTADHLTAQRELRLSTFELDDKEAPPANSTWSAPGYLMLLEMASLGFGWTELPRWMIQRFGRDQLVELKVPGWPRHIRVDAVWSTRRALGPAGAWLLQSLTQG; from the coding sequence ATGCGCCACTCCCTGGAATCCCTGGCCGCCTTCGCCCAAGTCGCCTCCGAGGGCTCGTTTTCGGCCGCCGCGCGCAAGCTGGGCAAAAGCCAGTCCACCATCAGCGAAACCATCGCGAACCTGGAAGTGGACCTGAACGTCACCCTGTTCGACCGCAGCCAGCGCCAGCCCTCGCTGACCGAGGCCGGCCAGGTCCTGCTCGGACAAGCCTTGCAGGTGCTGGCCGCCAACGATCGCCTGAACCGCAGCGCCAGCCAGCTATCCGAGGGACTGGAGCCGAGGCTCACCGTGGTGCTGTCCGACACGTTCCAGTCCCAGACCTTCGAGGCCATGCTCAGCCAGATCGACCAGCGCTATCCGGCGCTGCGCTTCGAATGCCTGATCGCGGAGTACGAAGACGTGGTCGCGCTGGTGCAGCAGGGCCGCGCCCACGTGGGACTGATGGCGGCGCAGGAAAGCTACCCGCCGGACGTGGCGCACGCCTGCCTGGCCGAGGTGTCCGAAATCGTCCTGTGCGTGGGTCGCACCCATCCTCTGGCCAGCTTGCCCTCGGTGACGGCCGATCACCTGACCGCGCAACGGGAACTGCGCCTGAGCACCTTCGAACTGGACGACAAGGAGGCCCCACCGGCCAATTCGACCTGGTCGGCGCCCGGCTATCTGATGCTGCTGGAAATGGCCAGCCTGGGATTCGGCTGGACCGAATTGCCGCGCTGGATGATCCAGCGCTTCGGCCGCGATCAGTTGGTGGAGCTGAAGGTGCCGGGGTGGCCCCGGCACATCCGCGTGGACGCGGTATGGTCCACGCGCCGCGCCCTGGGTCCGGCGGGCGCCTGGCTGCTCCAGAGCCTGACGCAGGGATAG
- a CDS encoding multidrug/biocide efflux PACE transporter, with translation MTQAKKTLKERFLHAFLFEILAIGLCAPAAAWAMGKSLFEMGVLTAVIAWIALVWNMIYNAGFDRVENRMGWTRSFRVRVVHAFGFELGLILIVIPLAAWWLSISLWEAFVLDIALVLFYLPYAFFYNLAYDRARPRVMKWLARGRVDATPAATTQSPCA, from the coding sequence ATGACGCAAGCTAAAAAAACGCTCAAAGAACGATTCCTTCACGCCTTTCTGTTCGAAATCCTCGCCATCGGCCTGTGCGCCCCGGCCGCGGCCTGGGCCATGGGCAAATCCCTGTTCGAAATGGGAGTGCTGACCGCCGTGATCGCGTGGATCGCGCTGGTCTGGAACATGATCTACAACGCCGGCTTCGATCGGGTCGAAAACCGCATGGGCTGGACCCGCAGCTTCCGGGTGCGCGTCGTGCATGCGTTCGGCTTCGAGCTGGGCCTGATCCTGATCGTGATCCCGCTGGCGGCCTGGTGGCTCAGCATCAGCCTGTGGGAAGCCTTTGTATTGGACATCGCGCTGGTGCTGTTCTACCTGCCCTACGCCTTCTTCTACAACCTGGCCTATGACCGTGCCCGTCCCCGCGTCATGAAGTGGCTGGCCCGCGGCCGCGTGGACGCCACGCCCGCGGCCACGACGCAATCGCCTTGCGCGTGA
- a CDS encoding LysE family translocator encodes MSMFPSSLADVPLASLSLLGPLALFALVSSITPGPNNVMLASSGLNFGFRRSLPHLLGVNLGFTLMIFLVGIGLGSVFQQVPELYTVLKYAGAAYLLYLAWKIANSGGMDEGQARGKPFTFLQAAAFQWVNPKAWVMAVGVVATYTPQNGFFANLVIATVVCGIVNLPSIGIWVTFGTALRRVLHRPAAIRAFNVGMALLLVASLYPVALELLR; translated from the coding sequence ATGAGCATGTTTCCCTCCAGTCTGGCCGACGTGCCCCTGGCTTCGCTGTCGCTGCTGGGCCCCCTGGCGCTGTTCGCGCTGGTCAGCTCCATCACGCCCGGCCCGAACAACGTGATGCTGGCCTCGTCCGGGCTGAACTTCGGCTTTCGCCGCAGCCTGCCGCATCTGCTGGGCGTGAACCTGGGATTCACCCTGATGATCTTCCTGGTGGGCATCGGCCTGGGGTCGGTCTTCCAGCAGGTGCCCGAGCTGTACACCGTGCTGAAGTACGCAGGCGCCGCCTATCTGCTCTACCTGGCCTGGAAGATCGCGAATTCGGGCGGCATGGACGAGGGTCAGGCGCGCGGCAAACCCTTCACCTTTCTGCAGGCCGCCGCCTTCCAGTGGGTCAATCCCAAGGCCTGGGTGATGGCCGTGGGCGTGGTGGCGACCTACACGCCGCAGAACGGCTTCTTCGCGAACCTGGTGATCGCCACGGTCGTGTGCGGCATCGTCAACCTGCCCAGCATCGGGATCTGGGTGACTTTCGGCACGGCGCTGCGCCGGGTGCTGCACCGGCCCGCCGCGATCCGCGCCTTCAACGTGGGCATGGCCTTGCTGCTGGTGGCCTCGCTATATCCCGTCGCGCTGGAACTGCTGCGCTGA
- the fusA gene encoding elongation factor G gives MTRKTRIDLYRNIGISAHIDAGKTTTTERILFYTGITHKIGEVHDGAAVMDWMEQEQERGITITSAATTAFWKGMAGNYPEHRINIIDTPGHVDFTIEVERSMRVLDGAVMVYDAVGGVQPQSETVWRQANKYKVPRLAFVNKMDRVGADFLRVHRQIAERLKGDAVPIQLPVGAEDHFEGVIDLVKMKAIIWDEASQGVKFQYEEIPASMQAQAQEWHDKMVEKAAEANETLLEKYLSGVPLTEAEIKEGLRIRTVANEIVPMLCGSAFKNKGVQAMLDAVIDYMPSPLDVPAIKGHDQRDREIERHPADNEPFSALAFKIMTDPFVGQLVFFRVYSGVVKSGDSVFNPVKEKKERLGRILQMHANERREITEVYAGDIAAAVGIKDVTTGDTLTDPAHIIILERMVFPEPVISQAVEPKTKADQEKMGIALGRLAQEDPSFRVRTDEESGQTIISGMGELHLEILVDRMKREFGVEATVGKPQVAYRETIRKPCNEVEGKFVKQSGGRGQYGHVVLKLEPQEPGKGYEFVDAIKGGVVPREFIPAVDKGIRESLNAGVLAGYPVVDVKATLFFGSYHDVDSNENAFKMAGSMAFKEGMRRADPVLLEPMMQVEVETPEDFTGNVMGDLSSRRGMVQGMEDIAGGGGKVVRAEVPLAEMFGYSTSLRSLTQGRATYTMEFKHYAETPRQVAQEVIAAQGTGRRA, from the coding sequence ATGACTCGCAAGACGCGCATCGATCTTTATCGCAATATCGGCATCAGCGCCCATATTGATGCAGGCAAAACGACGACTACCGAGCGCATCCTCTTCTATACCGGCATTACCCACAAAATCGGCGAAGTGCATGACGGCGCCGCGGTAATGGACTGGATGGAGCAAGAGCAGGAACGCGGCATCACCATCACGTCGGCAGCCACCACCGCCTTCTGGAAGGGCATGGCGGGCAATTACCCGGAACACCGCATCAACATCATCGACACGCCGGGCCACGTGGACTTCACCATTGAAGTCGAACGCTCCATGCGCGTGCTGGATGGCGCCGTCATGGTCTATGACGCGGTGGGCGGCGTGCAGCCGCAATCCGAGACCGTCTGGCGCCAGGCCAACAAGTACAAGGTGCCACGCCTGGCCTTCGTCAACAAGATGGACCGCGTCGGCGCGGACTTCCTGCGGGTGCATCGCCAGATCGCCGAACGCCTGAAGGGCGACGCCGTGCCCATCCAGTTACCGGTGGGCGCCGAGGACCACTTCGAGGGCGTGATCGACCTGGTCAAGATGAAGGCGATCATCTGGGACGAAGCCAGCCAGGGCGTGAAATTCCAATACGAGGAAATCCCCGCCTCGATGCAGGCGCAAGCCCAGGAATGGCACGACAAGATGGTGGAGAAGGCCGCAGAGGCCAACGAGACCCTGCTTGAAAAATACCTGTCGGGCGTGCCGCTGACCGAAGCCGAGATCAAAGAGGGCCTGCGCATCCGCACGGTCGCCAACGAGATCGTTCCGATGCTGTGCGGCAGCGCCTTCAAGAACAAGGGCGTGCAGGCCATGCTGGACGCCGTCATCGACTACATGCCATCGCCGCTGGACGTGCCCGCCATCAAGGGCCACGACCAGCGCGATCGCGAGATCGAACGCCATCCGGCGGACAACGAGCCGTTCTCCGCGCTTGCCTTCAAGATCATGACGGACCCCTTCGTCGGCCAGCTGGTGTTCTTCCGCGTCTATTCAGGCGTGGTGAAGTCCGGCGATTCGGTATTCAACCCCGTCAAGGAAAAGAAGGAGCGCCTGGGGCGCATCCTGCAGATGCATGCCAACGAGCGGCGTGAGATCACCGAGGTCTATGCGGGCGATATCGCCGCGGCCGTGGGCATCAAGGACGTCACCACCGGCGACACGCTGACGGATCCGGCGCACATCATCATCCTGGAACGCATGGTCTTTCCCGAGCCCGTGATCTCGCAGGCGGTGGAGCCCAAGACCAAGGCCGACCAGGAAAAGATGGGCATCGCGCTGGGCCGGCTGGCGCAGGAGGATCCTTCCTTCCGCGTGCGGACCGATGAGGAATCCGGCCAGACCATCATCTCCGGCATGGGCGAGCTGCACCTGGAAATCCTGGTTGACCGCATGAAGCGCGAGTTCGGAGTCGAAGCCACCGTGGGCAAGCCGCAGGTGGCGTACCGCGAGACCATCCGCAAGCCTTGCAACGAGGTCGAAGGCAAGTTCGTCAAGCAATCCGGCGGCCGTGGCCAGTATGGGCACGTGGTGCTGAAACTGGAGCCGCAGGAGCCCGGCAAGGGCTACGAATTCGTCGATGCCATCAAGGGTGGCGTGGTGCCGCGCGAATTCATTCCGGCGGTCGACAAAGGCATCCGCGAATCGCTCAATGCCGGCGTGCTGGCGGGCTACCCTGTCGTGGACGTGAAGGCGACGCTGTTCTTTGGTTCCTACCATGACGTGGACTCGAACGAAAACGCCTTCAAGATGGCGGGGTCGATGGCGTTCAAGGAGGGCATGCGTCGCGCCGATCCGGTGCTGCTGGAACCGATGATGCAGGTCGAGGTGGAAACGCCCGAGGACTTCACCGGCAACGTCATGGGCGACCTGTCCTCGCGTCGCGGCATGGTGCAGGGAATGGAAGACATCGCGGGCGGCGGCGGCAAGGTGGTGCGCGCCGAAGTGCCATTGGCCGAGATGTTCGGATATTCGACTTCGCTGCGCTCGCTGACCCAGGGACGCGCGACGTACACCATGGAGTTCAAGCACTACGCGGAGACGCCGCGCCAGGTCGCGCAGGAAGTCATCGCGGCCCAGGGCACGGGCCGGCGAGCCTGA
- a CDS encoding alpha/beta hydrolase yields MPALPRFSPRRLFVAALLAATGVVGCTQLDSWQRQTIFSPQSEPQTWWREPAAGTEVFDLVLANGDKVHAWYWQSPQANAPTVLYLHGARWNLNGSAFRIDGWTRMGYSVLAIDYRGFGASTPRLPSEESALEDAMAGLKELARRQPDAARRFVYGHSLGGAIAIDLAARPEQPDFAGLIVESSFTSIGAMLSTLRWGKVPGASLLVTQPFASVDKLAQMHTPMLFMHGTADRVVPHTMSDELFAAARNVAPDLKRLVKIEGASHSGAFRSGTQYEAAVKTFMQDASRAYQRKKG; encoded by the coding sequence ATGCCCGCCCTGCCCCGATTCTCTCCTCGCCGACTGTTCGTCGCCGCCCTGCTTGCCGCCACTGGCGTGGTGGGCTGCACCCAGCTGGATTCCTGGCAGCGCCAGACCATCTTTTCTCCCCAATCGGAACCGCAGACCTGGTGGCGCGAGCCCGCCGCCGGCACCGAGGTGTTCGACCTGGTGCTGGCCAATGGCGACAAGGTGCACGCCTGGTACTGGCAAAGCCCGCAGGCGAATGCGCCCACCGTGCTGTATCTGCATGGCGCGCGCTGGAACCTTAACGGCAGCGCATTCCGCATCGACGGCTGGACCCGCATGGGCTATTCCGTGCTGGCGATCGACTATCGCGGCTTCGGCGCGTCCACCCCGCGGTTGCCGTCCGAGGAAAGCGCGCTGGAAGACGCCATGGCCGGGCTGAAGGAACTGGCGCGGCGCCAGCCCGACGCGGCGCGCCGTTTCGTGTACGGACACAGCCTGGGCGGCGCGATCGCCATCGATCTGGCCGCCCGCCCCGAGCAGCCTGACTTTGCAGGACTGATCGTGGAGTCCAGCTTCACCAGCATCGGCGCGATGCTGTCCACCCTGCGGTGGGGCAAGGTGCCGGGAGCCAGCCTGCTGGTCACGCAGCCCTTCGCCTCGGTGGACAAGCTGGCGCAAATGCACACGCCCATGCTGTTCATGCATGGCACCGCCGACCGCGTGGTGCCGCACACCATGAGCGACGAGCTCTTCGCCGCTGCGCGCAACGTGGCGCCGGACCTGAAGCGGCTGGTCAAGATCGAAGGCGCCTCGCATTCGGGGGCCTTCCGCAGCGGGACGCAGTACGAAGCCGCCGTGAAGACCTTCATGCAGGATGCCAGCCGGGCCTACCAGCGCAAGAAAGGCTGA
- a CDS encoding CidA/LrgA family protein → MPRPRHSVLLRSTLRRSRLLQIALIVLFSLLGQALALALGLPVPGGVIGMALVLALLATRRLRVRNVQRGASWLLGEMLLFFVPAVMSLLDHREFLGMLGLKLLVVILLGTALVMAGTALTIDLCYRWMNRHAV, encoded by the coding sequence ATGCCCCGCCCTCGCCACTCCGTTCTTTTGCGCAGCACGCTGCGCCGCAGCCGCTTGCTGCAGATCGCATTGATCGTCCTGTTTTCCCTGTTGGGCCAGGCGCTGGCCCTAGCCCTGGGGCTGCCCGTGCCTGGCGGCGTCATCGGCATGGCGCTGGTGCTGGCCCTGCTGGCGACGCGACGGCTGCGCGTGCGCAATGTGCAGCGGGGCGCCAGCTGGCTGCTGGGCGAAATGCTGCTGTTCTTCGTGCCCGCCGTCATGTCGCTGCTGGACCACCGCGAATTCCTCGGGATGCTGGGCCTGAAGCTGCTGGTCGTCATCCTGCTCGGAACGGCGCTCGTCATGGCCGGCACGGCGCTGACCATCGATCTTTGCTACCGCTGGATGAACCGCCATGCCGTCTGA
- a CDS encoding universal stress protein, which produces MFKKILIPTDGSPLSAQAANAGICFARSVGAEVVALYVTQPFAATIGFDGMAAAYAITDEDYEKASAEQADKYLKQITDRADTAGVKSESRAVSNFNVADGIVQAAGDTGCDLIFIGSHGRSGLSRLLLGSVTAKVLSLASTAVLVYRVKEDKK; this is translated from the coding sequence ATGTTCAAGAAGATCCTGATTCCCACCGACGGTTCGCCGCTCTCGGCACAAGCCGCCAATGCGGGCATTTGCTTTGCACGTTCCGTGGGCGCTGAAGTCGTTGCCCTCTACGTGACGCAGCCGTTCGCGGCCACGATCGGTTTCGACGGCATGGCCGCGGCCTATGCCATCACGGACGAAGACTACGAAAAGGCCTCCGCCGAGCAAGCCGACAAGTACCTCAAGCAAATCACCGACCGCGCCGACACCGCCGGCGTGAAATCCGAATCTCGCGCCGTGTCCAACTTCAATGTGGCCGACGGCATCGTGCAGGCTGCCGGCGACACCGGTTGCGACCTGATCTTCATCGGCAGCCACGGCCGCAGCGGCCTGTCGCGCCTGTTGCTGGGCAGCGTCACCGCCAAGGTGCTGTCGCTGGCCAGCACCGCCGTGCTGGTGTATCGCGTCAAGGAAGACAAGAAGTAG
- a CDS encoding PLP-dependent aminotransferase family protein — MTVASAPASSLPWQPVRQADATLVAQLADGLARRIDEQGLRPGTRLPSIRKMAEQSGVSRFTVVEAYDRLVARGLVQSRRGAGFFVRARSGPLAAVASAPPNSLTPPARVDIAWLLRSMFRESNAPGMPGGAGLLPADWLDPEMVAGAVRAVGRSVRAHLVSYGHPQGFAPLRQQIAASLQNDGVPAHPEHNLLTTNGVTHGLDLIARHLVKPGDTVLVEDPAWFVIFGRLAAFGARLIGVPRGPDGPDTALLEQLAAQHKPKLFIVNSAVHNPTGHTLSAGAAYGILRIAERHDFMVVEDDTYGELHPGGAMKLAALDRLNRVILVSGYSKMLAASLRVGYVAANPDILQKLADLKMLAGLTSPELGERVVHRVLMEGQYRRHIERVRLRVDDARQRCMKGLLKLGLTVHHEPHAGMFVWADCGRDTEVLARQAADRGMLLAPGTLFSPSQAPSTMLRFSVSIADHRGIWTELEKLFAQNGSYNQ; from the coding sequence ATGACAGTTGCTTCCGCTCCCGCGTCTTCCCTGCCCTGGCAGCCCGTCCGCCAGGCCGATGCCACCCTGGTGGCGCAACTGGCCGACGGCCTGGCCCGCCGCATCGACGAGCAAGGCTTGCGGCCGGGCACCCGGCTGCCGTCCATACGCAAAATGGCCGAACAATCGGGCGTCAGCCGCTTCACCGTGGTCGAGGCCTATGACCGGCTGGTCGCGCGCGGGCTGGTCCAATCGCGCCGGGGCGCGGGGTTTTTCGTGCGGGCGCGCAGCGGCCCGCTGGCGGCGGTGGCTTCCGCGCCGCCCAATTCCCTGACCCCGCCCGCCCGGGTGGACATCGCCTGGCTGCTGCGCAGCATGTTCCGCGAATCCAACGCGCCAGGCATGCCAGGCGGAGCCGGCCTGCTGCCGGCGGACTGGCTGGATCCGGAAATGGTGGCGGGCGCCGTGCGAGCCGTGGGCCGCTCCGTGCGCGCGCACCTCGTCAGCTACGGCCACCCCCAGGGGTTCGCGCCGCTGCGCCAGCAGATCGCCGCGTCCCTGCAGAACGACGGCGTGCCGGCGCATCCCGAACACAATCTGCTGACAACCAACGGTGTGACCCACGGGCTGGACCTGATCGCCCGGCATCTGGTCAAGCCGGGCGACACCGTTCTGGTCGAGGACCCGGCCTGGTTCGTCATCTTCGGCCGACTTGCCGCCTTCGGCGCGCGCCTGATCGGCGTGCCGCGCGGTCCGGACGGCCCCGACACCGCCCTGCTTGAACAACTGGCCGCCCAGCACAAGCCCAAGCTTTTCATCGTCAACAGCGCGGTCCACAACCCCACCGGCCATACGCTGTCGGCGGGGGCGGCTTATGGCATCTTGCGCATCGCCGAGCGCCATGACTTCATGGTGGTCGAGGACGACACCTACGGCGAGCTCCACCCGGGCGGCGCCATGAAGCTGGCCGCGCTGGACCGCCTGAACCGCGTGATCCTGGTAAGCGGCTATTCCAAGATGCTGGCGGCCAGCCTGCGCGTGGGCTATGTGGCCGCCAATCCCGACATCCTGCAAAAGCTGGCCGACCTGAAGATGCTGGCCGGCCTGACCTCACCCGAGCTGGGCGAGCGCGTGGTCCATCGGGTGCTCATGGAAGGGCAGTACCGGCGCCATATCGAACGCGTGCGCCTGCGGGTGGACGACGCCCGCCAGCGCTGCATGAAGGGGCTGCTGAAGCTGGGGCTGACGGTGCATCACGAGCCGCACGCGGGCATGTTCGTCTGGGCGGATTGCGGGCGCGATACCGAGGTGCTGGCCCGCCAGGCCGCCGACCGCGGCATGCTGCTGGCCCCGGGCACGCTGTTCTCGCCGTCGCAGGCGCCATCCACCATGCTGCGGTTTTCGGTGTCCATCGCCGACCACCGGGGAATCTGGACCGAATTGGAAAAACTCTTCGCGCAAAACGGCTCCTACAATCAATAA
- a CDS encoding LysR family transcriptional regulator, with product MELRPLRALVEVVRQGGFSQAAKAIYATQPTVSKAVRQLEDELGMPLLDRHAQPMRLTAAGEIVYRRALTMLAERDDLHAELDELKGLKRGVLRLGLPPLGSSSLFAPMFARFRSRYPRIEISLVEHGSRRLEEMVMAGEIELAASLRPVPDNFEWQPVAREPLVALMPADHPQARAGSVGLRDLRDSPFILFETGFALNRIIHDACERAGFAPTIAARSGQIDFIVALVAAGLGVAFLPRIKANEALHAGVARVPLRDAGTDWEMVLVWRRGGYLSHAAQAWLALTREVHPGAA from the coding sequence ATGGAACTGCGCCCCCTGCGAGCCTTGGTCGAAGTCGTCCGCCAGGGCGGTTTCTCCCAGGCAGCCAAAGCCATCTACGCCACCCAGCCGACGGTGAGCAAAGCCGTGCGCCAGCTGGAGGACGAACTCGGCATGCCGTTGCTGGACCGCCACGCACAGCCCATGCGGCTGACGGCGGCAGGCGAAATCGTCTATCGCCGTGCCCTGACCATGTTGGCCGAACGCGACGATCTCCATGCGGAACTGGACGAGCTGAAAGGCTTGAAGCGAGGCGTGCTGCGGCTGGGCCTGCCGCCGCTGGGCAGCAGTTCCCTGTTCGCGCCCATGTTCGCGCGCTTTCGCAGCCGCTATCCGCGGATCGAGATCAGCCTGGTCGAACACGGCAGCCGCCGCCTGGAAGAGATGGTGATGGCCGGCGAAATCGAACTGGCGGCGTCTCTGAGACCAGTGCCCGACAATTTCGAATGGCAGCCCGTTGCCCGCGAGCCCCTGGTCGCGCTGATGCCTGCCGACCATCCGCAGGCGCGCGCCGGGTCAGTGGGGCTGCGCGATTTGCGCGACTCCCCGTTCATCCTGTTCGAGACGGGCTTCGCCCTGAACCGCATCATTCACGACGCCTGCGAGCGGGCCGGCTTTGCGCCGACCATCGCCGCGCGCAGCGGCCAGATCGATTTCATCGTGGCGCTGGTGGCGGCCGGGCTGGGCGTGGCCTTCCTGCCGCGCATCAAGGCCAACGAAGCACTGCACGCGGGCGTGGCGCGCGTGCCGCTGCGAGATGCGGGGACGGATTGGGAAATGGTCCTAGTGTGGCGCCGCGGCGGCTATCTGTCCCATGCCGCGCAAGCGTGGCTGGCGCTGACCCGCGAGGTCCATCCCGGCGCGGCCTGA
- a CDS encoding DMT family transporter, with translation MTRPAFYPSSPAAPAAASPWEGYGYGFLGVLVFSLTLPMTRLAVAELAPLLVGLGRALVAAVPAIALLWITRSRRPNRQEWQGVILAAAGIVVGWPLASSLAMQTVSSSHGAVFNGLLPLSTAAFAALRSGERPSPAFWGWAVVGAVLVTTYALRQGHGTLSVGDLWLLVAVVLGGMGYAEGARASRTLGGWRTICWALAISAPVVAAPVVWMAAQAAWPSASVVSACAYLAFGSMFLGFFAWYRGLAAGGIARVGQVQLLQPFLTVVAAALLFGESVEAATFLFAVAVIVVIAGGRRAIVRISK, from the coding sequence ATGACCCGTCCCGCGTTTTATCCCTCATCCCCGGCCGCCCCCGCCGCCGCCTCACCATGGGAGGGCTATGGCTACGGTTTCCTCGGCGTGCTGGTCTTTTCCCTGACCCTGCCGATGACTCGGCTGGCGGTCGCCGAACTGGCGCCCCTGCTGGTCGGCCTGGGGCGGGCGCTGGTTGCGGCCGTGCCCGCCATTGCCCTGCTGTGGATCACCCGCAGCCGCCGCCCGAATCGCCAGGAGTGGCAAGGGGTCATCCTGGCGGCGGCGGGCATCGTCGTGGGCTGGCCGCTGGCTTCGTCGCTCGCGATGCAGACCGTGTCGTCCTCGCATGGCGCGGTGTTCAACGGATTGCTGCCGCTGTCGACGGCGGCCTTTGCCGCCCTGCGCAGCGGCGAGCGCCCCTCGCCCGCCTTCTGGGGCTGGGCTGTCGTGGGAGCCGTACTGGTCACGACCTATGCCTTGCGCCAGGGCCATGGCACGCTGTCGGTGGGCGATCTGTGGCTGCTGGTGGCTGTGGTGCTGGGCGGGATGGGTTATGCCGAGGGCGCGCGGGCCTCGCGCACGCTGGGGGGATGGCGCACAATATGTTGGGCGCTGGCGATCAGCGCCCCCGTGGTCGCGGCGCCGGTGGTCTGGATGGCCGCGCAGGCCGCCTGGCCCAGCGCATCCGTTGTTTCCGCCTGCGCCTACCTGGCATTCGGCTCCATGTTCCTGGGATTCTTCGCCTGGTATCGCGGCCTGGCCGCGGGCGGGATCGCCCGGGTGGGACAAGTGCAATTGCTGCAGCCCTTCCTCACCGTGGTGGCGGCTGCATTGCTGTTTGGCGAATCCGTGGAGGCGGCGACGTTCCTGTTCGCCGTCGCCGTGATCGTCGTTATCGCCGGCGGACGCCGCGCCATCGTCAGGATTTCAAAATGA
- a CDS encoding TIGR01244 family sulfur transferase, translating into MSAPIKPLTQNFAVAPQLGPDDMADVAAAGYKSVIINRPDFEGGPDQPTAADVSKAAQAAGLKIEYQPVVGSAMTAADVVRFAELLRTLPGPVLAYCRTGTRCTNLFAAAQQLG; encoded by the coding sequence ATGTCCGCACCCATCAAACCCCTGACCCAGAATTTTGCCGTCGCCCCGCAACTGGGTCCCGACGACATGGCCGATGTCGCCGCCGCCGGCTACAAGAGCGTCATCATCAATCGCCCCGATTTCGAAGGCGGTCCGGACCAGCCCACCGCTGCCGACGTGTCCAAGGCCGCGCAGGCCGCCGGCCTGAAGATCGAATACCAGCCCGTCGTGGGCAGCGCAATGACCGCCGCCGATGTCGTGCGTTTCGCGGAACTGCTGCGCACCTTGCCGGGCCCCGTGCTGGCATACTGCCGCACCGGCACCCGCTGCACCAATCTGTTCGCCGCAGCCCAGCAGCTGGGCTGA
- a CDS encoding LrgB family protein: protein MPSEFNLLFWPAATVLAYVCARLFYRRYAYWWTSTLVVAPALLLVLAIVLHTGYRDYMSGSHWLMAMLGPVIVAFALPLYEQRALIRRYWPVLVAGVAVGSGIAGASAWLLGSLLDLPPDLRLSLLPRSVATPFAVAVSSHVGGVPDLTAVFVIVTGVFGAAIGQLMRRWLPLRSALARGALFGMGAHGAGTAKARELAAEEGAVAGLVMVMAGLFNVLVTPAVVVGLLA, encoded by the coding sequence ATGCCGTCTGAATTCAATCTGCTGTTCTGGCCCGCAGCCACGGTGCTGGCCTATGTCTGCGCGCGTTTGTTCTACCGCCGCTACGCCTATTGGTGGACATCGACGCTGGTGGTCGCTCCGGCGCTCTTGCTGGTTTTGGCGATCGTGCTGCACACCGGCTATCGCGACTATATGTCTGGATCCCACTGGCTGATGGCCATGCTGGGTCCGGTCATCGTGGCATTCGCGCTGCCGCTGTACGAGCAGCGGGCGCTGATCCGCCGCTACTGGCCGGTGCTGGTTGCGGGCGTCGCCGTGGGCAGCGGCATCGCGGGCGCCAGCGCGTGGCTGCTGGGCAGCCTGCTGGACCTGCCGCCGGATCTCAGGCTCAGCCTGCTGCCGCGCTCGGTGGCCACGCCTTTTGCCGTGGCGGTGTCATCCCATGTGGGCGGCGTGCCGGACCTGACCGCCGTATTCGTGATCGTCACCGGTGTGTTCGGCGCGGCCATCGGCCAGCTCATGCGCCGCTGGCTGCCCTTGCGTTCGGCGCTGGCGCGAGGCGCCCTGTTCGGCATGGGCGCACATGGGGCGGGCACGGCCAAGGCCCGCGAACTGGCGGCCGAAGAAGGCGCCGTGGCGGGCCTGGTCATGGTGATGGCCGGCCTGTTCAACGTGCTGGTCACCCCGGCGGTGGTCGTCGGTCTTCTGGCCTGA